From the Candidatus Hinthialibacter antarcticus genome, the window TAGGCGTGACGGTTTTAACCAACAGCGAAACCGATTGCTGTGAAGCGATGTGCTATGCGTTGTGCGATCTATTCTTAGAACAAGACGGCCCCGACTGGCTGGACATCTATTTGAAGAAACATCGCGAATGGCGCAGCAACATCAAAAAAGAAACAGAAAAACGCACCGAAGAGCGCATCGCCGATGCGCCCGCCAGCCGTCCGTTAGAAGACTATGCGGGCGAATATACCCACCCGATGTATGGATCGTTTTATCTCGAAGCGAAAAACGGCTCGTTGAATTTCAACTTCAACCAGACCCATTTGTTTAAAGGGAAATTGAAACATTGGCATTATGACACGTTCTTGCTGCTGCCGGATTTACAATTTCGCGACGAAGCCCTGGTTTCATTTCAACTGGATACGAGCGGCGCTATTTCCAGCGTGAAAATCCTCGGGGCGGTTTACGAAAAGAAGGAGTGAATTCGCCTGTTTTCATTCGGGCATGGGTACAACTCTTTTCGCTTCAGTGCGGGCCTTCAGGCCCTTTTGCACAGGCGCGCACAGACTTGCCCCCATGCCCGTCGACGTGATTGTTGAAACCTTTTTTCTGTAATTATTGATTCTTCACTCTAAACTTTTCATTCAAAATCGCGGTCTCATCTAACACCGCGTGCATGACCACGCTGCGCTCATCGGTGGTGTAGACGATATGGATTTTGCCGTCGCGTGTTTGAATCGCGTATGGATAAGCAAACGTATTTTCGCCCGTTAATATGTCGCGCTGGTAGGCGTAGGTTTTATCGCCGTCGGTTGAAAGCGCCAGCGTCAACGGCGTACGATCATTCATATTGTCATTAAACACCAACAGCAGATTGCCGCTTTGCAACTTCAAAAAATCGATTGCCGCATTGGGATTTTTAAACGGCGTCTTTTTTGCGTCCGTCCAGGTCCAGCCGCCGTCATGCGATTCCGAACGCAACATCCAACCCTCAGTCGTCGGCTCGTAGCCGCCCGCGCGCCGCATATAGCAAACAAAATAGTCATCCGTAATTTGCTCGACCTGCGGCTGCAAGTTACCGTTAGCCGATTGGATGTAATCAGTTGCCTTCCATTTATGCGTCTTGGGGTTGTAGCGCAAAAAGTAGGACGCGGTGTCGCCGCCGACCAGTTCGGTATCCATGCCGGTTTCAATATACACGGGCAGCATATACTCGCCGTTGTTCAATACAATCGGGCGCCCGCGCACCATCGTCCCTTCGTCCATGGTCAGCATAAAAGAATCCGACCATGTATAAGCGTCGTCTTTTGACACCTTGGCTTTGATGCGCGACGACGACCAGGTCTCGCCGTAACGGTTGACGTAGAACAACCAGACCAAGCCGCCGGGCGCTTGCCAAACGACGGGGTTGCCCTCGGAACGCCAGGGCGTATCCGCGATGATGGTCGGCTCGCTCCATTTGCTTTCGCCTTTCACAAGACGGGAAGCCCAGACGGCGGTATCAACGGCGTACTCGCCTTCGCCGCAGTAGTACGTCACATACAAATCGCCGTTATCTAACTCGGTTATCGAGGCGGGATGTTTATAGGGGCCGGGAAGTTCAGGTCCAAACAAATGGTTGATTTGGACGTCATCCGCCGCAAATGTGAAAGATGAACACACCAACATAAATACGACTACATATCGAAAGTTCACTGTCAGGCTCCTCTAATTTAAATTTCTGGTGATGAGTCGCGAGGTGAAAAATGCGAGTTGAATGTATCACCATGAAGGATTCGCATCTGGTTTAACTGCTGATTGGCGGCTTCGACCATAATTGAAACGTCGTGTGAATAAAGAATCCAGTTCAAGCCCGCGTCGATGTATTGCGCCAATTGCGGGGGCGGCGCCGTATCCGCCTTGACGTGCATCCCCGCGCCCAAGCCCGCCCGGCGCGCGCGTTCAATAATGGAAAGCACGGCTTCCACAAAGCGCGGGTGCTGATATTGCTCAGGGAGTTCAAGCGAAAGCGAAAGGTCATGCGGACCGATGAAC encodes:
- a CDS encoding sialidase family protein, with the translated sequence MNFRYVVVFMLVCSSFTFAADDVQINHLFGPELPGPYKHPASITELDNGDLYVTYYCGEGEYAVDTAVWASRLVKGESKWSEPTIIADTPWRSEGNPVVWQAPGGLVWLFYVNRYGETWSSSRIKAKVSKDDAYTWSDSFMLTMDEGTMVRGRPIVLNNGEYMLPVYIETGMDTELVGGDTASYFLRYNPKTHKWKATDYIQSANGNLQPQVEQITDDYFVCYMRRAGGYEPTTEGWMLRSESHDGGWTWTDAKKTPFKNPNAAIDFLKLQSGNLLLVFNDNMNDRTPLTLALSTDGDKTYAYQRDILTGENTFAYPYAIQTRDGKIHIVYTTDERSVVMHAVLDETAILNEKFRVKNQ